From a region of the Lactuca sativa cultivar Salinas chromosome 4, Lsat_Salinas_v11, whole genome shotgun sequence genome:
- the LOC111904092 gene encoding uncharacterized protein LOC111904092, giving the protein MSHNANSSDGSDSSNVNEYDEWEARVVQQNRQLDVIMSELLIGMRNTSVRDHPRARRRYCHREREQGEARLMKDYFVDNPTYVEAKFHGKFQMQKPLFFRIVEAVTGNDRYFQQRRDATGKQGISPIQKCTATMRVLAYGTSTDALDEYLRISETVRRDALVKFMEGVISCFCEEYLRSPNRDDWHDCSMLEKNVDFQVWWAILIACIGNGKTVPPLGLENMQVESVRQQ; this is encoded by the coding sequence ATGTCTCATAATGCAAACTCATCAGATGGTTCCGATTCATCGAATGTGAATGAATATGATGAATGGGAAGCACGAGTTGTTCAACAAAATCGACAACTTGATGTTATCATGAGTGAGTTACTCATAGGCATGCGAAACACGAGTGTAAGAGATCATCCTAGAGCAAGAAGGAGGTATTGTCATCGGGAACGTGAGCAGGGTGAGGCACGTTTGATGAAAGACTACTTTGTTGACAACCCAACATATGTTGAAGCAAAATTCCATGGTAAATTTCAAATGCAAAAACCACTATTTTTCCGCATAGTGGAAGCTGTTACAGGCAATGACCGATATTTTCAACAAAGACGCGATGCCACAGGCAAACAAGGTATTTCACCAATACAAAAATGTACTGCAACTATGAGGGTGTTGGCATATGGGACATCAACAGATGCACTTGATGAATATTTGAGAATAAGTGAGACTGTGAGAAGGGATGCTCTTGTAAAGTTTATGGAAGGTGTCATTTCATGCTTTTGTGAAGAGTACCTTAGAAGTCCCAATAGAGATGATTGGCACGACTGCTCCATGTTGGAGAAGAACGTGGATTTCCAGGTATGGTGGGCAATATTGATTGCATGCATTGGGAATGGAAAAACTGTCCCACCACTTGGGCTGGAAAATATGCAGGTAGAATCGGTAAGACAACAATAA
- the LOC111902361 gene encoding ras-related protein RABA3 codes for MNINDDETIDYVYKVVVIGDSAVGKTQMLSRFTKNEFFFDSKSTIGVEFQTRTLNIQSKVIKAQIWDTAGQERYRAVTSAYYRGALGAMLVYDISKRESFDHVARWVEELRVHADKTIVIALIGNKADLEEKRAVPSEDAMEFAENQGLYFFETSALTGDNVEAAFFKLLEEIYSVVSKKTLEHDVGKSNGDSLNTLKGLKIDVNGGPDLEISEMKKLSSCSC; via the exons ATGAACATTAATGACGATGAGACGATAGATTATGTGTATAAAGTGGTGGTGATTGGTGATTCTGCGGTGGGGAAGACGCAGATGCTGTCAAGGTTTACGAAAAATGAGTTCTTTTTTGATTCGAAATCGACGATCGGAGTTGAGTTTCAGACGAGAACACTGAATATTCAGTCGAAGGTTATCAAAGCTCAGATCTGGGATACTGCTGGTCAAGAAAG ATATCGAGCTGTAACAAGCGCATACTACAGAGGAGCATTAGGGGCAATGTTGGTATACGACATCAGCAAAAGAGAATCATTCGATCATGTTGCAAGATGGGTTGAAGAGCTTCGTGTTCATGCAGATAAAACCATTGTTATTGCTTTGATAGGAAACAAAGCTGATCTTGAAGAGAAAAGAGCAGTTCCTTCAGAAGACGCCATGGAATTTGCAGAAAATCAAGGGTTGTATTTCTTTGAAACCTCAGCACTTACAGGTGATAATGTGGAAGCTGCTTTCTTTAAGCTTTTAGAAGAAATCTATTCTGTGGTTTCAAAGAAGACATTGGAACATGATGTTGGGAAATCAAATGGGGATTCTTTGAATACGCTTAAAGGCTTGAAAATTGACGTTAATGGAGGACCTGATTTGGAGATTAGTGAGATGAAAAAGTTATCTTCTTGCTCTTGTTGA